Within Sphingobium sp. KCTC 72723, the genomic segment AAATTGAACGCGATGATGGAAATGGGCGCGTCAAAGCCATGGCCAGACGCCTTGCAGGCCTTCACAGGCACCCGCGACATTTCGGGCAAGGCCATGACCGCCTATTTCGCGCCATTGCAGAAGTGGCTGGTAAATCAGAATAAAGGCAAGTCGTGCGGCTGGTAAACAAACAGTAAGCACAGTAAAGGCGGGGCCGTGAATCCAGCGATCATCATCATTGCCCTGCTGTTCTTTTCCAGCACGATCATGGCTGGTGCCATGGGCGTTGCCTGGCTGCATTTCGGTCGTCAGCGCCATGTGCGCAGCTGGGCATTGTCCTATTGCGCTTCCATGGCGCAATGGGTCGCCAATGCAGGCGGCATTGCGCTGGACAATGGTGTGCTGATGGCGATTGCTGCCTGCTGTATCGTGGTCAGCGGCACGCTGGTGCTGGTCGGGGTTCGGCAACGGTCGGGGCAGGCTGTGCCTTGGGGTCTGCTGGCCATAACTGGCGGAATGGCGGCGATTGGCGGCACCTATGCGTCGCTGATCCACGATCGCGCGTTGCAGGGCATGATCGTGCCGGGCTATGTCGGGTTGTTGATGGTCTGCTGCGCTGCATCGCTTTGGCCGCGGACCCGGCGGTTCAGCGCGCCCGAAATGGGCTTCTTCATCATGTTCGTCCTGTTCGCGCTGTTTCAATCTGCGCTGGTCGGTAGCGCGGCGATGGATTTGGGCGGCGCTCCGGCGCAAGGTCTGGCCATTTATCGCGCGATATTGGGCCTTGGCCTGCCGTCCATCTATGTCGGCACCGGCGTGGCCGCCGTGCTGGTGGTGGCGGGCGATCTGGCGCACCAGTTGCGGCGGCAAATTCGCCATGATCCGCTGACCGATGTGCTGAACCGGCGCGGTCTGGATGAAGCGGCCGTCCGCGCCATGGCCAGCGCCCGCCGCCATGGCCGCCCGCTGGCGCTGGTGGTGTGCGACCTGGACGGGTTCAAGGAATTGA encodes:
- a CDS encoding sensor domain-containing diguanylate cyclase; the protein is MNPAIIIIALLFFSSTIMAGAMGVAWLHFGRQRHVRSWALSYCASMAQWVANAGGIALDNGVLMAIAACCIVVSGTLVLVGVRQRSGQAVPWGLLAITGGMAAIGGTYASLIHDRALQGMIVPGYVGLLMVCCAASLWPRTRRFSAPEMGFFIMFVLFALFQSALVGSAAMDLGGAPAQGLAIYRAILGLGLPSIYVGTGVAAVLVVAGDLAHQLRRQIRHDPLTDVLNRRGLDEAAVRAMASARRHGRPLALVVCDLDGFKELNDGHGHIAGDMALRGFAQLLTSAVRRGDIVARLGGDEFGLLLVETDAAAAAAVMERVRAEITCLALPDAPDASLRASFGVAELREGDAQLDDLVARADAALYDAKRKGKDRVAIWRTAA